One Actinomycetota bacterium genomic window, TCAAAACTTTTTCATTCATATTAAAATATAAAAAAAGAGTCCCGGTTATTAAAATTTATTGTGTAAATATATTAAAAATAAATAAATAAGACAATAACTATTTTATTCCTTTCAACTCTTTATAATAATAAAAGTTCTCAAAAAAACATATACATATACATATATATCATCTAAAAAAACATGGAATATAAATCAAAAAAAGAAAAGCCGGGACTTCTTCTTCATGCGTGCTGCGCCGTATGCGCAAGCTACCCTATTGAATTTCTGTCTGACAAGTTTGATACTGCCATATTGTTTTATAATCCAAATATTTATCCCCCGGAAGAATACTGGAAACGACTTGAAGATTTAAAAAGATATTCGGATATAAAAAAAATCAAGCTTGTTATCATGGATTATGAAACATCTGTTTTTGATGAAAGAATCAGTGGTTTTGAAAAAGAACCTGAAGGCGGAAAAAGATGTGAGATATGCTTCAGCCTGAGACTGGAAAAAACTGCCGTCTGTGCAAAAGAGTATGGCTATGATTTTTTTGCAACTACCCTGACGCTCAGCCCTCATAAAAAACATAAAATAATCAATGCTATAGGCATTGAGCTGGCAGACAGGCATGG contains:
- a CDS encoding epoxyqueuosine reductase QueH; translated protein: MEYKSKKEKPGLLLHACCAVCASYPIEFLSDKFDTAILFYNPNIYPPEEYWKRLEDLKRYSDIKKIKLVIMDYETSVFDERISGFEKEPEGGKRCEICFSLRLEKTAVCAKEYGYDFFATTLTLSPHKKHKIINAIGIELADRHGVSYYESDFKKNNGFKIANTISKQFAFYRQNYCGCRHSIR